A stretch of Chitinophaga caeni DNA encodes these proteins:
- a CDS encoding DoxX family protein, protein MNLMQKIEKWGNTHHPVWLDGIRMLLGLYLIWKGISFVSNIDVLTRIIGQQPFLTTVSFFIAHIIVFAHCVGGLLIFLGLLTRVAVIANIPILLGALIFVSSPTGLFLVYNETLVTVIVLFLLIVFLVEGSGRISLDEYMRRHPEKPSTYHPHNP, encoded by the coding sequence ATGAACCTCATGCAAAAAATCGAAAAATGGGGGAATACGCATCATCCCGTATGGCTAGATGGCATTCGCATGTTGCTTGGTTTATATTTAATTTGGAAAGGCATTAGTTTCGTAAGTAATATCGATGTATTAACACGCATCATTGGTCAACAGCCATTTTTGACGACCGTATCCTTCTTTATTGCCCATATCATTGTGTTCGCACACTGTGTCGGCGGTTTATTAATCTTCCTCGGTTTATTAACTAGGGTCGCTGTAATAGCAAATATTCCAATTCTTTTAGGCGCGCTGATTTTTGTTTCATCACCAACAGGATTATTCCTTGTATATAATGAAACACTGGTTACCGTAATAGTATTGTTCTTGCTGATCGTCTTCCTGGTAGAAGGAAGCGGTAGGATATCCTTGGACGAATACATGCGGCGCCACCCGGAAAAACCTTCAACTTACCATCCTCATAACCCGTAG
- a CDS encoding amino acid permease, with product MSNSLFRKKSITNLLQDAQSGITDDHGVGGLKKVLNVKDLTMMGIAAVIGAGIFSTIGQAAYDGGPGVIFLFLITAVTCGFTALCYAEFASRVPVAGSAYTYSYVTFGEMTAWIIGWALILEYSIGNIVVAISWSSYFNNVLHGVGISLPSWLITDYKTAKATFETAMAAGTDTSLMAWAQAPTIGGLRVIMNIPAFVIVVLVTILAYVGIRESKRSANFMVGLKIVVLLVVVAIGVFYINTDNWTPFLPNQFEGVLKGVSAVFFAYIGFDAISTTAEECANPQRDLPRGMIYSLIICTVIYVIVTLVITGMVHYSEFNHVADPLAYVFEKINMEKIGYVISISAVVAATSVILVFQIGQPRIWMSMSRDGLLPKRFSKVHPKFQTPTFSTILTGVIVGVPALFIDSGIVTDLTSIGTLFAFVLVCGGVLLLPKVEDKATKKFNLPYINGRIIVPVLMIAFCILFKDRIVTDFANLGNEGYEEVLFIIFLVLATAITVLTALKKLSLIPVLGMLCCLYLMIEIPAKSWVVFFGWMAFGLTIYFLYGYKNSRLAKKAVAA from the coding sequence ATGTCAAACTCCCTCTTTCGCAAAAAATCTATAACAAACTTATTGCAAGATGCCCAATCCGGTATTACCGATGATCACGGGGTAGGCGGTCTTAAAAAAGTATTGAATGTAAAAGATCTAACCATGATGGGGATCGCGGCCGTTATCGGCGCCGGGATTTTCTCCACCATTGGCCAAGCTGCTTATGACGGCGGTCCGGGGGTAATCTTCTTATTCCTCATAACTGCTGTAACCTGCGGTTTTACCGCCCTGTGTTATGCTGAATTTGCATCTAGGGTTCCTGTAGCCGGTAGCGCGTATACTTATTCTTACGTGACTTTCGGTGAAATGACAGCCTGGATCATCGGTTGGGCCTTAATATTAGAATATTCGATTGGTAATATCGTTGTAGCCATATCCTGGAGTAGTTATTTTAATAATGTATTGCATGGCGTTGGTATATCGCTACCCTCATGGTTGATAACAGATTATAAAACTGCCAAGGCTACTTTCGAAACAGCAATGGCCGCGGGAACGGATACTTCGCTTATGGCTTGGGCGCAGGCCCCTACCATCGGCGGGTTAAGGGTTATCATGAATATCCCGGCATTTGTAATCGTAGTATTGGTCACTATTTTAGCATACGTGGGCATCAGGGAAAGTAAACGCAGCGCCAATTTCATGGTGGGCTTGAAGATCGTTGTTTTGCTGGTCGTTGTGGCAATCGGCGTATTTTATATCAATACCGACAATTGGACGCCGTTCTTACCGAACCAGTTCGAAGGGGTGCTGAAAGGAGTCTCTGCGGTCTTTTTTGCCTATATAGGCTTCGATGCCATTTCCACCACGGCTGAAGAATGTGCGAACCCGCAAAGGGATTTACCAAGGGGTATGATATATTCCTTGATTATTTGCACCGTCATATATGTCATCGTTACATTGGTAATAACCGGTATGGTACACTATTCCGAGTTTAACCATGTTGCGGATCCCTTGGCATATGTATTTGAGAAGATCAACATGGAAAAGATTGGCTACGTGATCTCGATTAGCGCCGTAGTTGCCGCAACTAGTGTGATCCTGGTTTTCCAGATCGGGCAACCTCGCATCTGGATGAGCATGAGCCGCGATGGATTGTTGCCTAAAAGGTTCAGTAAAGTGCATCCAAAGTTTCAGACACCTACTTTTTCCACGATTCTAACCGGGGTGATTGTAGGGGTTCCTGCATTGTTTATCGATAGTGGAATCGTAACGGACTTGACCAGTATCGGCACTCTATTCGCCTTTGTATTGGTTTGCGGCGGCGTTTTGTTGCTACCCAAAGTAGAAGACAAGGCAACGAAGAAGTTCAACCTGCCGTATATCAACGGGAGGATCATAGTTCCCGTATTAATGATCGCCTTCTGCATCCTGTTTAAAGACCGTATTGTTACGGATTTTGCCAACCTGGGAAATGAGGGCTACGAAGAAGTGCTGTTCATTATATTCTTGGTATTGGCGACAGCTATAACCGTATTGACGGCCTTAAAAAAATTGTCGTTAATCCCGGTTTTGGGGATGCTGTGCTGCCTGTACTTGATGATCGAGATCCCGGCCAAGAGTTGGGTGGTTTTCTTCGGGTGGATGGCTTTCGGGTTGACGATTTACTTTCTATATGGGTATAAAAATAGCCGTTTGGCCAAGAAAGCAGTTGCTGCCTAA
- a CDS encoding cold-shock protein → MNTKYTGTVKFFNETKGFGFIKHDDSSKETFVHANGLIDQIQADDRVEFEIVEGRKGMNAVKVTRID, encoded by the coding sequence ATGAACACAAAGTACACAGGAACTGTAAAGTTCTTCAATGAAACCAAAGGTTTTGGATTTATCAAGCATGATGATTCTTCAAAAGAAACCTTTGTACACGCCAACGGCCTTATTGATCAAATTCAAGCGGATGATCGCGTGGAGTTTGAGATCGTAGAAGGTCGTAAAGGTATGAATGCCGTTAAAGTTACTCGCATCGACTAA
- a CDS encoding Smr/MutS family protein produces the protein MKYSIGDKIILLHSKEEGNIVDILDDNMVVVQVNGATFPVYMDQIDFPYFYWFTQKKQAPNFDQGSGYNKLTPGEEIKKEKLGGAIRMEKGVSLSMLPVFQTEGYDEIVTRLKFHLHNETNRDYQVHFQVFLNHKLHLEMKNVVLAFQSFYLTDLLFEQLNDSPKFEFNFSLKKPDKTMVASVNKTWKIKPKQLFEQLNDLQVKQEATINYLLFEHYPKRNEQENFDMEPVTPGPNFVPVPTKAQPAAASQQPKYELDLHIEKLVDDWEHLDNLSILAIQLNEFQHYLDLAIAHKQHAMIVIHGVGKGTLREEIHEILKKTFEVRYFVNQYHPSYGYGATEIFFEY, from the coding sequence ATGAAATATTCAATCGGAGATAAGATCATCCTGTTACATTCCAAGGAAGAAGGAAACATAGTAGACATCCTGGATGATAACATGGTAGTAGTTCAAGTAAATGGAGCAACGTTTCCCGTTTACATGGACCAAATAGACTTTCCATACTTTTATTGGTTCACACAGAAAAAGCAGGCGCCCAACTTTGACCAGGGATCGGGCTATAACAAGCTCACACCCGGCGAAGAAATCAAGAAAGAAAAGCTGGGAGGAGCAATCCGTATGGAAAAAGGTGTTAGCCTTTCCATGCTGCCCGTATTCCAGACCGAAGGCTATGACGAGATCGTCACGCGCCTGAAATTCCATCTACATAATGAAACCAACAGGGATTACCAGGTTCATTTCCAGGTGTTCCTGAACCACAAGTTGCATTTGGAGATGAAAAACGTGGTATTAGCCTTCCAGAGTTTTTATTTGACGGATTTACTGTTCGAACAACTCAATGACAGCCCCAAGTTTGAGTTTAATTTCTCACTGAAGAAGCCCGATAAAACGATGGTGGCATCTGTAAATAAAACTTGGAAGATCAAGCCCAAACAGTTATTTGAGCAATTAAACGATTTACAAGTTAAGCAGGAAGCTACCATTAATTACCTGTTATTTGAACATTACCCGAAGCGGAATGAGCAGGAAAATTTCGATATGGAGCCGGTTACGCCCGGTCCTAATTTCGTACCGGTGCCAACGAAAGCCCAGCCTGCGGCAGCCTCCCAGCAACCTAAGTACGAGCTGGATTTGCATATAGAGAAGTTAGTTGACGATTGGGAACATCTAGATAACCTTTCCATACTTGCTATACAGTTAAATGAATTCCAGCACTACCTCGATTTGGCCATCGCGCATAAACAACATGCCATGATAGTAATACATGGGGTCGGGAAGGGCACACTGCGGGAAGAAATCCACGAAATATTGAAGAAAACCTTTGAAGTACGGTATTTCGTGAACCAATATCACCCCTCTTACGGGTACGGCGCCACGGAGATTTTCTTCGAATATTAA
- the bioD gene encoding dethiobiotin synthase, with amino-acid sequence MKWKQNRVFITGIGTGVGKTVSSACITQALKAQYWKPVQAGLEEGTDTAFVAQMIQHPAKTLREVYRLKTPASPHLAARIDGVAIDLEHLVHRANALENTHQPMVIEGAGGLMVPLNEHQFILDLIIALEARVILVAGNYLGSINHSLLTAKVLQENKIPVLGWIFSGEYNTNEDDIVSWSNIPKIGRIPKATILDQAFIQAQAIQLENSLKDAIDNI; translated from the coding sequence ATGAAATGGAAGCAAAACCGGGTATTTATAACCGGGATCGGAACCGGGGTTGGCAAAACGGTGAGCAGTGCATGTATTACCCAAGCATTGAAGGCCCAGTACTGGAAGCCGGTGCAAGCGGGGTTGGAAGAAGGGACAGATACAGCGTTTGTTGCGCAAATGATACAGCACCCGGCTAAGACCTTGCGGGAAGTTTACCGGCTTAAAACACCGGCTTCCCCGCATTTAGCCGCCAGGATCGATGGGGTAGCCATTGATTTGGAACATCTTGTCCATAGGGCTAATGCTTTGGAAAACACCCATCAACCGATGGTTATAGAAGGCGCGGGAGGATTGATGGTACCATTGAACGAGCATCAATTCATCCTGGACCTGATCATCGCCTTGGAAGCTAGGGTCATTTTAGTAGCAGGAAATTATTTAGGAAGCATCAACCATAGTTTATTAACTGCGAAAGTATTACAGGAAAATAAAATCCCGGTTCTAGGGTGGATTTTCAGCGGGGAATATAATACGAACGAAGACGATATTGTAAGCTGGTCCAATATCCCTAAAATTGGAAGGATCCCTAAAGCCACCATCTTGGATCAGGCGTTCATTCAAGCACAAGCCATCCAACTAGAAAATAGTCTGAAAGATGCGATAGATAATATATGA
- a CDS encoding 5-formyltetrahydrofolate cyclo-ligase, whose product MMQHTKKDIRKAYNDKRLALTEEEWAILNMDLLLQFSNFALEGIQYLHIFLPILSRKEVDTFLLAVWIREHYPTIQLVTSQSNFETNDMRHVIWYDDAVLQENAYGIPEPVGGDDVNPLLIDAVLIPMLAFDENGHRVGYGKGMYDRFLSLCKPKVLKIGLSLFDSLPAPITDIYAGDISLDVAITPGSTYYFNSKS is encoded by the coding sequence ATGATGCAGCATACCAAAAAAGATATCCGGAAAGCCTATAATGATAAGCGGCTCGCGTTAACGGAAGAGGAATGGGCCATTTTAAATATGGATTTATTATTACAATTTAGTAATTTCGCACTCGAAGGAATACAATATCTTCATATTTTTCTGCCGATCCTCTCGAGAAAAGAAGTGGATACGTTTTTGTTAGCTGTATGGATTCGTGAACATTACCCAACTATTCAACTCGTAACTTCCCAATCAAATTTCGAAACTAATGACATGAGGCATGTTATTTGGTATGATGATGCAGTATTACAGGAAAATGCCTATGGTATACCCGAACCTGTTGGCGGAGATGATGTAAATCCCTTGTTAATAGACGCTGTACTTATACCGATGCTGGCATTTGATGAAAATGGTCATAGGGTAGGCTATGGAAAGGGCATGTATGATAGGTTCCTTTCACTTTGCAAGCCTAAGGTTTTAAAAATTGGCCTGAGCCTATTTGACAGTCTTCCAGCGCCCATTACCGATATTTATGCCGGTGATATTTCGTTAGACGTAGCGATAACACCGGGATCTACCTATTATTTTAATTCAAAATCGTAA
- the rnr gene encoding ribonuclease R encodes MSKKRKEKKTSSSQKKRYRGIVEVTRSGMAFVIVPTLTKDILVKQKNLNSALDGDEVLVDVIKQAKNLGRMEGTVNEVITRKKTEFTGTLQVNKNFAFLVPDKGNFMPDIYIPANSLKDAKDGDKALVKIVAWGEKSKKPVGEIIEILDASNASDLAMKEILVESGFPLSFPDEVLEETAQIPEGLPKGEVKKRKDCRKWLTFTIDPVDAKDFDDAISFRKMRNGKFEIGVHIADVSHYVLPGTALDKEAEKRATSVYLPDRVLPMLPERISNELCSLRPHEDKLTFSAIFQMNEKAEVINYWLGKTIIHSKHRFTYEDVQEIIETGEGPYDNEVLTLNKIARILRKERFDNGAINFSSQEVRFQLDETGKPIGIVVKESKESHQLIEEFMLLANKTVAAHVAKIRVNKHPVPFPYRVHDTPDEEKLSIFSVFARKFGYKLNLHSPETIATSFNELLEAARGNPEQHVLETLGIRTMAKAEYTTDNIGHYGLGFEDYCHFTSPIRRYPDVLVHRILEQCLEGDIHPDKTLEKRCRHSSEMERKAMEAERAANKYKQVEYMQQFMGESFLGVISGVASFGFWVETVETKCEGLVSIHNLMLKDEFKYNESEYAIEGLNTGARFRIGDKVTVKVVAANLAKRQLDYDLVEELKATPKAASRKNKTTKRKPGKKD; translated from the coding sequence ATGTCTAAAAAGAGAAAAGAGAAGAAAACGAGTAGCAGCCAAAAGAAACGTTATAGGGGCATAGTGGAAGTTACCCGTTCCGGTATGGCATTTGTTATCGTGCCTACCTTGACAAAAGATATCCTGGTAAAACAGAAGAACCTAAACTCCGCATTGGATGGTGACGAGGTTTTAGTAGATGTGATCAAGCAAGCTAAAAATCTCGGCCGCATGGAAGGTACGGTCAATGAAGTTATTACCCGTAAAAAAACAGAATTTACCGGTACCCTCCAGGTCAATAAAAATTTTGCCTTCCTAGTGCCGGATAAAGGGAACTTTATGCCCGATATTTATATTCCAGCAAATAGTTTGAAAGATGCTAAGGATGGAGATAAAGCCCTGGTGAAAATTGTGGCCTGGGGAGAAAAATCCAAGAAGCCTGTCGGTGAAATTATCGAAATACTCGATGCTTCCAATGCCAGTGACCTGGCCATGAAGGAAATATTAGTGGAAAGTGGATTCCCTTTATCCTTCCCGGATGAAGTATTGGAAGAAACGGCGCAAATTCCCGAAGGCTTACCCAAGGGAGAAGTTAAGAAAAGAAAAGATTGCCGTAAATGGCTCACCTTTACAATCGACCCGGTCGATGCAAAAGACTTTGATGACGCCATTTCTTTCAGGAAAATGCGTAATGGGAAGTTTGAGATCGGTGTACACATTGCCGATGTCAGCCATTACGTTCTGCCAGGTACCGCGCTCGATAAAGAAGCCGAGAAAAGGGCCACTTCCGTTTACTTGCCTGACAGGGTATTACCCATGCTGCCAGAAAGGATATCGAATGAACTTTGTTCCTTGAGACCCCATGAAGATAAATTAACTTTCAGTGCCATCTTTCAAATGAATGAGAAAGCCGAGGTAATTAATTATTGGCTCGGTAAAACAATCATTCATTCCAAACACCGCTTTACTTACGAAGATGTACAAGAAATCATAGAAACGGGGGAGGGGCCATACGATAATGAAGTTTTAACACTAAATAAAATCGCCCGCATCTTGCGGAAAGAACGGTTTGACAATGGCGCGATCAATTTCTCATCGCAAGAAGTACGCTTCCAGCTTGATGAAACCGGTAAACCCATCGGTATAGTTGTGAAAGAAAGTAAAGAATCTCACCAGCTGATCGAGGAGTTTATGTTGTTAGCGAATAAAACGGTGGCAGCCCACGTAGCGAAAATTAGGGTCAACAAGCACCCGGTTCCATTCCCTTACAGGGTGCATGATACACCGGATGAAGAAAAATTATCCATCTTCTCTGTTTTTGCACGTAAATTTGGCTATAAATTGAATTTGCATTCACCGGAAACTATTGCAACTTCTTTTAACGAGCTTTTGGAAGCAGCCCGGGGCAATCCCGAACAACACGTGTTGGAAACCCTGGGTATCCGCACCATGGCTAAAGCAGAATATACTACTGATAATATCGGTCACTACGGTTTAGGTTTCGAGGATTATTGTCATTTTACCTCTCCGATCCGTAGGTATCCCGATGTCTTGGTGCACCGTATTTTGGAACAATGTTTGGAAGGAGATATCCATCCTGATAAAACGTTGGAGAAACGTTGCCGCCACAGTTCCGAGATGGAACGCAAAGCCATGGAAGCCGAAAGGGCCGCCAACAAGTACAAGCAAGTAGAGTACATGCAGCAGTTTATGGGTGAATCATTCCTAGGGGTGATTTCCGGGGTCGCTAGTTTCGGTTTCTGGGTGGAAACGGTAGAAACAAAGTGTGAAGGCTTGGTGAGTATTCATAATCTTATGCTGAAAGATGAATTCAAGTATAATGAGAGTGAATACGCCATAGAAGGACTGAACACGGGAGCGCGTTTCCGCATTGGAGACAAGGTAACCGTTAAAGTAGTGGCTGCCAACTTGGCCAAACGGCAATTGGATTATGATCTTGTCGAAGAGTTGAAAGCAACTCCGAAAGCGGCATCCCGGAAAAACAAAACAACAAAGCGAAAACCGGGGAAAAAGGATTAA
- a CDS encoding polyprenyl synthetase family protein, which produces MHSFKELSAQFEQKFNTRQFPANPSSLYDPAQYILGIGGKRIRPVLVMMGNELFDTLHNDALQAAAAIELFHNFTLIHDDIMDKAPLRRGQPTVHMKYNESTAILSGDVMLIQCYEYLNKVQSTHKTKLIQVFNKAATEVCEGQQLDMDMEQKLPEQVQYDDYVYMIGLKTSVLLAASLQMGAIIGGGSEGNQQLLYDFGKNVGIAFQMQDDYLDAFGDPAKFGKQQGGDIQVNKKTFLLLKALELCNPSQKELLLQLMVQNPADKVAQVLEIFRQCKVDQWAEQEKERFKARALESLEKIAVVSNRKQALKELTDFLLIRQH; this is translated from the coding sequence ATGCATTCATTTAAAGAGTTATCAGCACAGTTTGAACAGAAATTTAATACGCGGCAATTCCCGGCGAACCCAAGCAGTCTTTATGATCCGGCACAATATATTCTCGGTATCGGGGGCAAAAGGATCCGTCCCGTTTTAGTGATGATGGGTAATGAATTGTTTGATACTTTGCATAATGATGCATTGCAGGCAGCGGCGGCCATCGAATTATTTCACAATTTTACCCTTATCCACGACGATATCATGGATAAAGCGCCGCTAAGAAGAGGGCAGCCAACTGTTCATATGAAATATAATGAATCTACGGCCATCCTCTCGGGAGATGTAATGTTGATCCAATGTTACGAGTATCTCAACAAGGTACAATCTACCCATAAAACCAAGTTGATCCAAGTATTTAACAAGGCGGCCACGGAAGTATGCGAAGGGCAACAACTGGATATGGATATGGAGCAAAAGTTGCCGGAACAAGTGCAGTACGATGATTACGTTTACATGATAGGTTTAAAAACGTCCGTATTGTTGGCAGCCAGCTTGCAGATGGGCGCTATCATAGGTGGGGGCAGCGAAGGAAACCAACAATTGTTATACGATTTCGGCAAAAATGTTGGTATCGCGTTCCAAATGCAAGACGATTACCTCGATGCCTTCGGGGATCCGGCAAAATTTGGAAAACAGCAGGGGGGAGATATCCAGGTAAATAAGAAAACCTTCCTATTGCTGAAAGCGCTGGAACTTTGTAATCCATCCCAAAAGGAGTTGCTGCTGCAATTGATGGTGCAAAATCCTGCCGATAAAGTAGCGCAGGTACTGGAAATATTCCGCCAATGTAAAGTTGACCAATGGGCAGAACAAGAAAAAGAGCGCTTTAAAGCACGGGCATTGGAAAGCCTGGAGAAGATAGCAGTGGTGAGTAACCGTAAACAGGCATTGAAAGAATTAACCGATTTCCTATTGATAAGGCAACATTAA
- a CDS encoding pyridoxal-phosphate dependent enzyme, with the protein MKYFDNILQTIGHTPLVKLHKVTSDLPCTVLAKVEFFNPGNSIKDRMAIKMVEVAEQQGYLKPGGTIIEGTSGNTGMGLALAAVIKGYKCIFTTTDKQSKEKIDILKAVGAEVIVCPTNVEPDDPKSYYSVAKRLAKEIPNSFYVNQYDNLANRDAHYEQTGPEIWEQTGGKITHLVVATGTGGTVTGTGKYLKEQNSAVQVWAIDSYGSLLKKFHDTGKIDMSEVYPYITEGIGEDFVPANYDMSVIDLFEKVTDKDGAVMARRIAKEEGIFVGYSAGSAIAGLKQLKHLLKPTDVVVVVFHDHGSRYVGKVYNDQWMMERGFLDVRSVKDIVSGRGNLPLVTISPTESVSDAIHKMKKFDIEHIPVLLQHEFIGAISEGGLFNYLLDHPDAKNSPVKGVMQPPFPVVNLDTPIDKLTKYINKENGAVLAQDDAGTYHIVTKYDIIQALGQ; encoded by the coding sequence ATGAAATATTTTGACAACATACTCCAAACGATCGGACATACCCCGTTAGTAAAATTACATAAAGTAACATCCGACCTTCCGTGTACCGTTTTGGCAAAGGTGGAATTTTTTAATCCGGGTAATTCGATCAAGGATAGGATGGCTATCAAGATGGTGGAAGTGGCAGAACAGCAGGGGTATTTAAAACCCGGGGGCACCATTATCGAGGGAACAAGTGGCAATACCGGTATGGGCTTAGCCTTGGCTGCCGTTATTAAGGGATATAAATGCATCTTCACCACTACCGATAAGCAATCCAAAGAAAAAATTGATATCCTGAAAGCCGTGGGCGCCGAAGTAATCGTTTGCCCAACCAACGTAGAACCGGATGATCCCAAGTCATATTATTCCGTCGCTAAAAGATTAGCTAAAGAGATTCCCAATTCATTTTATGTTAATCAATATGATAATCTCGCTAACCGCGATGCGCATTACGAACAGACTGGTCCCGAAATATGGGAGCAAACCGGTGGTAAAATCACCCACCTGGTTGTTGCAACAGGAACCGGGGGCACCGTTACCGGAACCGGTAAATATTTAAAAGAACAAAATTCCGCTGTGCAAGTCTGGGCTATTGACAGTTACGGATCCTTGTTGAAAAAATTTCATGATACCGGCAAGATAGATATGTCGGAAGTTTATCCTTATATCACGGAAGGAATCGGTGAAGATTTCGTGCCCGCAAACTATGACATGTCTGTAATTGACCTATTTGAAAAAGTAACCGATAAAGACGGCGCCGTTATGGCAAGGAGAATAGCCAAAGAAGAAGGCATCTTTGTTGGATATTCGGCAGGATCAGCCATAGCAGGACTTAAACAGCTAAAACATTTACTTAAACCAACGGATGTAGTCGTAGTTGTTTTTCATGATCATGGTAGCCGCTATGTAGGGAAAGTATACAATGACCAGTGGATGATGGAACGGGGATTCCTCGATGTTAGATCTGTAAAAGATATCGTAAGCGGGCGAGGAAATTTGCCCCTGGTCACTATTAGCCCTACAGAATCTGTCAGCGACGCCATTCACAAGATGAAAAAATTTGATATAGAACATATTCCGGTCCTGCTGCAACATGAATTTATTGGAGCTATTTCGGAAGGTGGTCTTTTTAATTATTTGCTGGATCATCCCGATGCAAAAAACTCGCCGGTAAAAGGTGTGATGCAGCCCCCTTTCCCAGTAGTGAACCTAGACACTCCCATCGATAAGTTAACAAAATATATCAACAAGGAAAATGGCGCCGTTCTTGCCCAGGATGATGCCGGGACTTACCATATCGTTACCAAGTACGATATCATACAAGCATTGGGACAATAA
- the lpxK gene encoding tetraacyldisaccharide 4'-kinase yields the protein MLKILSYLLYPFSLLYGLIMWLRNRMYDKGILTAVEFEIPTISFGNLSVGGTGKTPHVEYLVRLLKDQYKIASLSRGYNRKTKGYILADEKSTAAQIGDEPMQFHQKFPGISVCVGEERMLAIPELLTDRPDTQIVILDDAFQHRSIKPGLNIMLTDYSRLFTRDHVVPFGRLRESRNGYQRADSVIVTKCPADLSPAEKEAIMREIQPLPRQKVFFTYLQYGKIYDMQSLEPVQISAESQILLVCGIAKPDPLVAHLNALSGKTFLMSFPDHYYYNARDLEKIKIEYNHIDAKQKWIVTTEKDAVRLSLKQKELDELGLKIAVIPVEVSFLFNEGDLFNNYIYDYINKTLNVQEV from the coding sequence GTGTTAAAAATATTATCATACCTTTTATACCCCTTTTCATTACTATACGGGTTAATTATGTGGCTTAGAAACCGTATGTACGACAAGGGGATATTGACCGCTGTAGAATTTGAAATACCCACAATTTCATTCGGCAACCTTTCCGTGGGCGGCACCGGGAAAACGCCGCATGTAGAATACCTGGTCCGCTTGTTGAAAGATCAATACAAAATTGCTTCCCTAAGCCGGGGATACAATAGGAAAACTAAAGGTTATATCCTGGCCGATGAAAAAAGCACCGCGGCCCAAATTGGAGATGAACCCATGCAGTTCCATCAAAAATTTCCCGGTATTAGCGTTTGTGTCGGGGAGGAAAGAATGCTAGCGATCCCCGAATTATTGACGGATCGCCCCGATACACAAATCGTAATCCTGGATGACGCCTTCCAGCACAGATCCATCAAACCCGGGCTAAATATCATGCTGACCGATTATAGCAGGCTTTTTACGAGGGATCACGTAGTGCCATTCGGGCGGCTCCGCGAAAGCAGGAATGGCTACCAAAGGGCAGATAGCGTGATCGTGACGAAATGTCCTGCCGATTTAAGCCCGGCAGAGAAAGAAGCTATTATGAGGGAAATACAACCATTACCCCGGCAAAAAGTGTTTTTTACATATTTACAATATGGTAAAATCTACGATATGCAATCGTTGGAACCGGTGCAAATATCCGCGGAAAGCCAAATACTACTGGTTTGTGGAATAGCTAAACCCGATCCACTGGTAGCACATCTAAATGCTTTATCCGGGAAAACATTTTTAATGTCTTTCCCCGATCATTATTACTATAACGCTAGGGATTTAGAAAAAATCAAGATCGAGTATAACCATATAGATGCAAAGCAAAAGTGGATTGTAACTACTGAAAAAGATGCGGTAAGACTCAGCCTCAAGCAAAAAGAACTGGACGAGTTAGGCTTGAAAATTGCCGTGATCCCGGTAGAAGTTTCTTTTTTATTTAACGAAGGAGACTTATTTAATAATTATATTTATGATTATATCAACAAAACTTTGAATGTCCAGGAAGTTTAA